Below is a genomic region from Paraburkholderia sp. BL23I1N1.
GGACCATGACGACTTCACTCGTCGCGACCTTATAGTAGGCATTGGCTTCTCAAACCTCGAAGCAACTGAGGCGGTGCGCGAATATGAGAGGCGAGGCGTTATCGTCTACGAACGGGTTGAGACCAGCGTGTACTCAGGACGGATGCTTAAGTCGTTTGGCTTGAAAAGTGCCGTACGGCTCTCACCGCTTCACTGTCATTCACGCGCCGACATCGAGCGTTTCCTCGTTATCACGGAAGAACTCCTGACGCTGTAACCGGCCCCTGCAGATTGGTGCTTCTCGGCAGGAGAAAACCGTCCTTTGCGATGGCTCGCGAGTACGGGCGGATGCCTCTCGGCCGAGTTGCAGCATTCTCTCTCGTGTACATCTCTTGTTTTTGTGAATGCCCCTTGGTGAAGTTGAGCCCCGCCTTACCCAGAGCGGGGCCTTCAGACAGGTTTCAAAGCATCATGAGATGCCCCTCGGAGCCAGCGTCGCCCGTCAGCCGTTCGCCTCAGGGCGCTAACTTCACCACCCTGTCCGGTATCTCAAGGCTAGCCTCGACGCTCGCTCTTGGGCGGGCCGGGAAGACACCGGCCCGTAGCCAAGCACGATGCCAGCGTGCCGACGGCGGGCGTTCATCGAGAGCTCGGCCGTTAGTGCTGAGGCTTTACGACAAAGTTGGTGAATCCGCCGTTGCGGCCACCGATTGTGGACAGCGCATCATTTACACGGTCGAGCGGGAAAGCTGTTGTTTCGAAAATAGACAGGTCGAGCAGACCGCACGCAGCTAGGTCTGCCATATCCTGACCCTGTGCGGCGCTGAACCAGTTCGAACCATTCCACTGCACTTGGGCAGCCATGAGCTTGAAGAGGTTCATTGGGACGAGCTCAGAAACACCACCTACGTTCACGGCCTTCGCACCGCGACGCAGGCAATCCAGCGCGTCGGTAACAGCCTTAGCTGGCGTCCCTGGACCAAGCGTGTCTACAACTGCGTCGACGCCCTTTCCGCCAGTACACGACGCGGCCCAGTCCGATAACGACTTCCCGGATGTCGTCGAGAAAATCTCAATTCGTCTGGGCGAGAGTTCCTTGACGCGCTCCAGCAGCCTCATGTCACGAGCCACTGCGAGGATTTTGGTCGTCCCTCGAGCCAGTGCAAGCAGAATGGCTCCTAATCCGAGGGTGCCGGTCGCGCCATTGATGATGACCGTCTGTCCCGGGCCTGCATTTACCCGGGCAAGTGCGGCGTAGGCAGTTCCGAGGTAACCGAAGCGAGCGGCCTGGTCGAAGGTCACTGAGTCAGGTAGACGGACTAGACTCTGTTGCGGAGCCGTCATATATTCGGCGAAGCCGCCGTATGGATAATGGCGTAGCAATTCGTTAGCCTTCGCCGAGAACCCAAAGTAGCCCGAAAAAGCAAAGCGCTCGCAACTCAACGCGTCGTTGGCACGGCAGCTACGACATGCTCCGCATGCGCGACCCGGATTGACGTAGACCCGGTCGCCTTCCTTGAAATCAAAGACACGCTTACCAACGGCAACAACGACGCCAGCCGGGTCTAGCCCGAAGATGGCCGGAAGCGCTGGCAGCGGGAGGTCTGGGAACCAAATCGGGTAGTTCTTGATTACGTTGCCAAGATTGGGAACAACACCGCATGCTTCGACGCGGACCAGAACCTGGTCTACTTCGGGAGTAGGTACAGGAATCTCGTCAATCTCCATGGGGTTACCAATCTGATGAAGTCGTGCTGCGCGCATCGTTTCCATGTCCTTCGTCTCCTTTCCTAAAAGTGGGACCATTCCGGCGTCATTACCTGCCGAATGGCATCTGCGTACCTCGGGAACAACAAAACAATATTTTCGAGCGAGGAATGGGGGGCGCGTCAGGCCGACAGCCTGTCGAGCACAAGCGTGCAGAAGTTCGCAATGTGTTCTTGAGTCAGTTGCGACGCGCGCTGTCCTGAGCCGGAATCAATCGCGTCAATCATCTGTTTATGTTCGGCGACGGCGCCTTCCAGGTGGTCGGCGAAGGCGTCGGCTTGAGCCAGGAAAAAGTCAGCCATCTCCCATTGCTGAACAATGAAGCGATGAACCCCTGGCGCAGCAGCGGCCGAATGAATCGTGGAATGAAAATCCCGGTTCAGCACTCGGAATGCTTCTCCGCTGGCCGCTGGGGATTCTTGCAGCATCGCGATTTGCCGGTTGGTCAGGTGCAGGCGGTTGATGTGTTCCGGTGTTTTCCGAGTCGCAGCCAGCTCCGCCATCAATGACTCCATCCTTCCGAACATCAGGAAGAAGTCGGTTATCTCGCTGCTGGTGGGCGTAATGACTTCGCAACCGACCTGAGGTCGGATTTTCACAAAGCCTGCGAGACTCAGCTTCAGCATTGCCGTCATCACGGGCTGTCGGCTCACGCCCGTCTCAGCGCTCAAATCCTTGACAGAGATTCGTTCGCCAAAGCTGTATTGACCCGAGACGAATCTCCTGAGCAGTTCCTGGTAGACCCATTCGGCCCGGCGCTCTGGCTGGGCCGAGAGGTCTGTTTCCCTGTATATGCGCCGCAGACGGCTGTCGTCGGAGGCTATGGCCATGTCAACCCTCATAAGAGTGGCGCGTACACGTGACGGTTTCGAACATTGAGCGGCTAGATGACCCGAATGAGAAGTCAGGTAGGCGATGCGTCGTACAAGCCGTCGATAACGTGGACGGGAGCGCGTGCACCGTTTCTCGCCGCGGCGAAGCGGATTTGCCTTGCCTCTTCCTGCTTCTCGGGCGGCAACCAGTCGCGGTCGTGTCCCCACAAGCTAGGGCCATGCACCACTTCGTAGGGCTTCCAGGTGTCGACATCGACGCTGAGGCCGCCCCAGCCACACTCCACCAGAAAACCGGACGGGCTTCTCGCATAAAAAGAGACAACCTGGTCGTTGGTGTGCCGACCGATGGTCGTAGCAATTCGCCCTTCGTCTATCAGAGCCAGGTCGTAAGCCTGTCCAACGTCGTCAAGGCTCAACGTCTCGAACATGAGGTGGTGAATGCCAGGCGTCCCCATCTGGAGAATCGCGAGGCTGTGATGGCGTTGATTCAGGTGCAAGAAAAAAGCCTTGAATGGCCGCTCGAAGTAATCACTCAGCCGGAAACCGAGGAGTTCACGGTAGAAGGCAAGCACCGCAGTTGCGTCGGGCACCATCAACACCGCATGTCCAATACCCATGTCGCCGGTCCGGAACCCTGACATCGTGCGACCCGGGATGAATGGTTCGGAAGCGACACCAAGACCGTAAAAAGCTTCCAGCCGATTCCCCACCGGGTCAGAGAACACAATTAGGTCCGTCACCCGACGCTGTTCACACAATTCATTCGAGCCATGCCGAACACTCACTCCCGCGCGCTCAAGCCGCGCCGCGAGGCCATCAAGCGCAACCGCGCCATCCACCTCCCAACCCATATGCGAAAGTCCGTTATGGCTGGCTTCGGCGACCGTCAATCGCTGCTGTGCGCCATCCATCCTGAAGCTCAGGGCCTGACCATCGCTCTTGGCAGCCTGCATGCCGAGAAACGAAGTTCCGTATTTTCTCCAACCTTCGACATCGGTTGTATTAACGCCTAGGTATCCTAATGATTTAAGCATCGTTTCACTCCTGATATTCCGATATTCGACTCGGCGCTGCCGCATGCGGAGTGGCGCGCTCGCCGAAATTACCTCGCGATGGCTTCTCGAACAGTCAGACCTTTGGCGAGAATGCTGTCGGCAAAAGCAGTTTGCTTTCCTGCTTAATAATCATGTGCATCGTCGATTTCGCTGGATTTAGCCACTCAGGGTCGGACCACAACGCGGCACGACGGGCAGCTCGGTCTTCGAAGTCTTCGTAGGCCCATAGCTGAACGACCTGATTGAGTTCCCCTGTGTCTGCTGTGTAGTAACCGAGTAGCTTTCCCAAGTGCCGCTGCTGAATGGGAAATCTCTCCTTCTCGAAGTACGGCAACCATTCCCGAAGCTTCCCGGGTTGAAAGGTATACGTCCTCATTTCAACAATCATCTTTATCTCCGTTCTCGAATTCGAATTCGTCGCGTACTGATGGCTTTAACGTCAGCCGAGAGCCAGACCGATGGGGGTCTCGTTGCTTTCCAAATCAACGGACACTGCGGTTTCAAACGCTTCCGCTCGCTCCATCCCCCGGAGCACCGTGCCGCGAGCGGTTTCAGACAATTCAACGATTGGTGACCTGCAAAAGGGCGAAGCCCTCCCAAGCGTGGTCAATGCCCATTTCGTTGGCGCTGGGCTGCTTTCAACGAACAAGGCTGCGTGTAACGGCAGGAGCTTTAAATGAAGCGCGGCGGCAGCTTTAGCATTTCCGCCCTTTGCCAGCACGCTGACCCGTGCGGCTGCCACAGGGACAACATTGGCGCTAACGCTAACGGTGCCGTCGCCTCCCAGGAGCATCAGCGGGACAGATGTGGCATCGTCGCCCGAGAAGACCTTGAATCCCTCCGGTCGCAGCCCCAACAGGGCGCCGGCGCGCTCCAGATTTCCCGTCGCGTCTTTCAGACCGAAGATTCCCGGGACTTGCGCGAGGCGCAACGTCGTTTCGACGCTCAGGTCAATACCCGTTCTTGTGGGAACGTTATAGAGCATCATCGGGAGGTCGACGGCCTCAGAAACAGTCACAAAGTGCTTATACAGACCATCTTGCGACGGCCTGACGTAGTAGGGAGTGACTTGCAACGTGGCGTCCGCGCCGATTTGCTTAGCCATGAGAGTTAGCTCGACGGCTTCGTGTGTAGAGTTCGACCCGGCTCCTACCATGACCGGGCACCGCTTGGCCACGCGATTGACCGTGAACTCCGAAATCTCGCGATGCTCGTCGAAGGAAAGCGTGGATGCCTCGCCCGTTGTTCCCGCCACGCATATCGCGGCGGTACCACTTTCGATATGCCAGTCGATTAGGTTTCCCAGAGATTCAAAGTCAAGAGAACCGTCCTCGCGCATCGGCGTAACAATTGCAACGATACTTCCGGCGAAATCTTTCATATGTGGTGTCGCTTTACGATGGACTATGCAGTTCGCTCCGCGTCCAGGCAATCCGCGTCGACGCCGACGCATAGCCCTAAGCCGGCGTTTGGCCGACGGTCGTGTGTCTGTAGACTGGCGGGCTCATGGAGCCCCGAACGCGCCATTCCACACAGGGGAAATGACGAGTTCATTGATACAAACGTGTGCCGGCATGCTGACGACATAGCGGACGGCAGATGCGACATCCGCTGGTTGCAACATCCGTTTCAACTCGACATCTGTCGGAGGAATTTTCCGCCTCAGCATCGCGGGCGTCGCGACTTCCGCTGGGCACAGAGCGCATGCGCGGATGCCGTTTCGGAACTCCGACGCGTTCAGACTCGTCGTCATCGCGACCACCGCGGCCTTCGCTGCGGAATACGCGGGCCCAGGTTTCGCTGAAATGAACCGACCGGCCCACGAGCTGATATTCACGACAAGGCCGTCGGAATGCTCACGCATTCCTGGCAGCACCGCGTCGATGGTGTAGAACACACCATTGAGATTGATACTGGTGACTCGGTCGAAATCCTCGACCGATACCTCGCCCCAGGCACGAGTCCCAATGTTCATACCCGCATTCGCTACGAGCACTCCAATTCTGCCGTGCTCGGATTCGATACGCGCGGCAGCCGCTTTAACGTCTGCTGCGACCGTCACATCAACGGCAACAGCTGCCGCGTTCGGTCCGATTTTGTGCAGTTCTGCGAGTGCTTCGGAGAGGCCTTGCTCCCCGCGCGCTGAGATGACTACGAAGTGGCCATCGGCAACCAGCGCCTGCGCGACAGAAAGCCCAATTCCGCTTGATGCGCCCGTGACCCAGGAAACCTTCCGTTGTTCCATGTTCATGACAAGCCCACCTCGTCGAAGTCCCTTGCAGCCGGGTTGTTATCGCCAGAGAAAAGCGACAGTGGCGGAAATGCGTTTGCGTCAGTAATGACGTCGAGCACGGCGGGACCGGTGAACGCGATAGCCCGCTCAAGCGCCGCGGCGATGTCGCTGGGGTTTTCAACGCGTTCGCCGAAGCAACCAGTTGCTCTTGCGATTGCCGCGTGGTCCACGCTGCCAAAGCTGCATGCATCCGTGTGGACCCCGTAGTGAACGTTTTCCGCGTGGTACTCGTATCCTAGAATGCTGTTGTTGAGCACAATTAGGATGACGGGCAGGCCCATCCGCCGCGCGCTCTCAAGCTCGGACCAGCAGTGCCCAAAGCCTCCGTCCCCTTCAAGAGCAAACACCCGGGCGCCAGGCACCGCAGCCTTGGCGCCAATAGCCATGGGGAAGCCCCAACCCAGACCCGCAAGTCCACGAGGTGTCAGGAACCGTGCCCCGTTCTTTCGTGCAGTCAGGAACGTGTTGGCCCAGTTGGTCGAATAGCTCGCATCGGCGACGACGATGTCGTCGGGGCGAAGCAGCTTGTCGAGTTCGAACATGACTGCTTCAGGCCTAATGGCGCCGGGACTCCCAGCGCTTATTAGCGCGCGCTCCTTCGCTACCTCGCCACGGGCGTGCGAAATCTCGCTGGCAACGGTAAGGCTGCGCTTACTAGCGAATGGCAAGTCAAGACCTTCGAGTTCTTCCGACAACGCTTCGAGAGTCAGCTTTACGTCGCCCATCAACCGGGTAGTTTCATACGTCCGGCCGATTTCCTGTGGGTCAATGTCGATATGGACCAGTTTTGCCGAGGTGGGGATTGATTTCCAGGAGTCGGTGCCATTCTGGTTGGTGCGCGTGCCGGCGAGAATTATGAGGTCCGCCTCCACGAGCAGGCCTTCCAGATGGCGAGGCATGGTTCCGGGGCCTGTGCAATTTCCAAACACGCCCAACGACAGCGGCGACGTTTCGTCGATTACGCCTTTGCCCATGTTTGTCGTAGCGACTGGGATTGCTGCTACTTCGCTCAGTCGGGCAAGCGCCTCGCTTGCGCCCGACAGGTGGACTCCGCCACCTGCCAGTACGTAAGGTCGCCTGGACGCAGCAATCATTTGCGCTACGGCAGAAATGGAATCCGCCGAGGGACGATACCGGTCAAGCGGATAACGGCCCAAATTCGCTTTTCGACCACTCGAGGCAGCCGGCTTCCTCAGCAGGTCCATGGGCAGAATCAGCACCGCCGGCCCAGGCCGTCCGCTCGTCGCTGCTGTGAATGCAGCGTCGACATAGTCGTCGATTCGAGTCGCGTCGGTAACCCGGCGAACCCATTTCGCGCACGGCCCGAACAGCGCAACATGGTCAAGCTCCTGGAAGGCGTTGCGGTCGACCGTTCCGGTCGGCACGTCCTGGACGATAGCGACGAGCGGCACTGAGGCTTTGAGCGCTTCTGCGAGCGGGGCGACCAATAAGGTGGCAGCCGGGCCGTTCTGCGCAGCAACGACACCGACCTTGCCGGAAATCCGCGCATACCCGTCGGCCATCGCACCACCGGCATTTTCGGTACGGTAGCTGACCTGCCGGATTCCGAATTTGTGAGCCACGACAAAAAATGCGGCCGGAATACTTTGTCCAAACACATGCGTGACCTCATGCCTACTTAGTGCGGCGGCAAGGACATCCGCTACCGTCTCGACGGGCGGCGCCACCTTGACTGCTGCCGCCTCACTAGCTTTTCTCTCAATCGCTTCCGTATGGCTCACTGAATCCTCCGTTTGATGTCAGTCTGTCGCGCCTTCTTGATGCGACCATGTGCTTCGCTACTACCCGCTGTCGTACTAGCATGTCAGCAGATAAGCGCTAAAAAAATAACCCGAAGGTCGAACCGGATTTCTTCGCTGTATGCAACAGCCGCATCCAGACACACCAAATTACGCGCATCGCTGGCCGTCGGCTGGACGCGCTACAGGCCCACCACCCTGGGCGATAGCGGGCGCTACCAAAAAACAGTCCTTGCCCGCATCGCCTTTTGATAACTTCCGTCGGAGTTACGTCAAGCGCGTCTGTACAACAGCTTCCCGGCGCTTCTGGAACGCAACCGCAGAGAGTAGTGCTCCGACCGCGGCGAGGAGCGCAATAGCTACGACGCCGCTCGCCAGACTGCCGGTGACTGTCTTGATGTATCCGAGGAGAGGCGGGCTAGCAAAGCCTGCAATGTTCCCCAACATACTTATGAATGCGATACCGGCAGGCGCAGCCTGTTTGCTCAGATAGCTTGGTGGAATCGAGAAAATCAGCGGCCCGCTTGCTCCGGTTCCGAAGCTCGCTACGGCAAACGCAGTGAGCATCAGTACCCTCGACTCTGTCGCAAAGGTGCTGGCGATGAGACCACCAGCAATCAGGCAAAAGCAGAACACGAGGTGCCAGCGGCGTTCTCTTAGGGCATCAGAACTCCAACTGACCAGGATTGCGCCGACAAATCCCATGGCCAGGGGAACCGCTGTCAGGAAGCCGACGCTCACGAGCGAGGCAATGCCACTTTCCTTCACAATCGTCGGTAGCCAGAAGAACAGCAGGTAGTTGCTGCATGCAGCGGTAAAGAACAGGAACGCCACTAGGTAGTTGGTGGGGTTCGTGAGAATCTGCTTCGCGACACCCTTCGAGAGATGCTCACGCATCGGCGCGACTTCGCTGGCAAGGTCCGCTGCAACCGCAGCCTTTTCGTCGGACGTCAGCCATTCAGCATCCGCTGGACGGTTTCTCAGTAAGAAAAAGCAGACGAATCCGAGAGCGCAAGCAGGCAGCCCCTCCACCAGGAAGACCCATCTCCAGCCGGCAAGGCCGAAGGCACCATTCAGCGAAGTAAGAATCCATCCGCTGAGGGGCGCTGCAATTGAGCCTGCAACGGCGTTGGCAACGAAGATGACCGCCGTTGCACGGGCCCGCATACGGAACGGGAACCAGTAGGTGAAGTAGAGAACGATGCCGGGAAGGAAGCCTGCCTCAAACGCGCCGAGCAGAAGTCGCAATGTGATGAGGTGCCCGACGTTCGTAATAAAAGCCGTCGCAGCAGTTGCCAATCCCCACAGCACCATAATCCGAACGAAGGTACGTCGTGCGCCCCACTTTGCAAGAACGAGATTGCTCGGTATCTCGGCGAAAGCATAGGTAATGAAAAATGCGCCAGCCGCAATACCGTACCAGGTCGCGTTGATACCCAACTCATCGCTCATCTGGAGCTTCGTGAACCCGATGTTGATTCGGTCGATGAACGCAAACCCATAGCAAAGAAACAGCAGCGGGATAATTCGAAGCCAAATCTTCCGATAAGCACTCCTCTTAATCGAGTCTGCTTCAGAGAGATTTCCTGCGTATTGCTGCATACCTGCCTCCTTACTTCGATTGTCTCCGGAACCGCTTTTCTTATCGACCAGCTGGCACGCCACCTGAGGAAGCATTTATGCCAACAATAATTCAGCCTGCTTCGCCAACTGCTATCGGTTTTATAGTGATACTACTTACGCCGCGCGTGCCGGGATAATGCCGAGGAGCTATATGCGTTATCCGTATGTGCGTTATCCGCATAGACCCTAATCCCCCAGTGCGAAGGTTCGGGGGAAACCCGAACCCTTACACTCCACCACGCGCTGTCTCGCTTCTCGCGCGCGAATTGGTTGGTTAGTTCACTGGGCCAAAGCCACCTCCCCAGCCTGCGTTTCAGGCTAGTGCGTCAGAAAGTCGAGCACCATGCGATTGAATTTGTCGGCATGTTCCCATTGCGCCCAGTGACCGCAGCGATTGAAGATGTGAAATTCCGCATTCGGCATGCCCCACAAAAGCCTCAGACCAACGTCCATAGGGACGAAACGGTCATCCCGGCCCCAGATGATGAGGGTCGGCGATTTGACTTCCGAAAGCCGGTGACCAACGTCGGGGAATTGCTTGGGGTTCGCAGCGAGGCTTTTCACGAAATTCTC
It encodes:
- the dapA gene encoding 4-hydroxy-tetrahydrodipicolinate synthase; the protein is MKDFAGSIVAIVTPMREDGSLDFESLGNLIDWHIESGTAAICVAGTTGEASTLSFDEHREISEFTVNRVAKRCPVMVGAGSNSTHEAVELTLMAKQIGADATLQVTPYYVRPSQDGLYKHFVTVSEAVDLPMMLYNVPTRTGIDLSVETTLRLAQVPGIFGLKDATGNLERAGALLGLRPEGFKVFSGDDATSVPLMLLGGDGTVSVSANVVPVAAARVSVLAKGGNAKAAAALHLKLLPLHAALFVESSPAPTKWALTTLGRASPFCRSPIVELSETARGTVLRGMERAEAFETAVSVDLESNETPIGLALG
- a CDS encoding VOC family protein, with the translated sequence MLKSLGYLGVNTTDVEGWRKYGTSFLGMQAAKSDGQALSFRMDGAQQRLTVAEASHNGLSHMGWEVDGAVALDGLAARLERAGVSVRHGSNELCEQRRVTDLIVFSDPVGNRLEAFYGLGVASEPFIPGRTMSGFRTGDMGIGHAVLMVPDATAVLAFYRELLGFRLSDYFERPFKAFFLHLNQRHHSLAILQMGTPGIHHLMFETLSLDDVGQAYDLALIDEGRIATTIGRHTNDQVVSFYARSPSGFLVECGWGGLSVDVDTWKPYEVVHGPSLWGHDRDWLPPEKQEEARQIRFAAARNGARAPVHVIDGLYDASPT
- a CDS encoding GntR family transcriptional regulator; translated protein: MAIASDDSRLRRIYRETDLSAQPERRAEWVYQELLRRFVSGQYSFGERISVKDLSAETGVSRQPVMTAMLKLSLAGFVKIRPQVGCEVITPTSSEITDFFLMFGRMESLMAELAATRKTPEHINRLHLTNRQIAMLQESPAASGEAFRVLNRDFHSTIHSAAAAPGVHRFIVQQWEMADFFLAQADAFADHLEGAVAEHKQMIDAIDSGSGQRASQLTQEHIANFCTLVLDRLSA
- a CDS encoding NIPSNAP family protein gives rise to the protein MIVEMRTYTFQPGKLREWLPYFEKERFPIQQRHLGKLLGYYTADTGELNQVVQLWAYEDFEDRAARRAALWSDPEWLNPAKSTMHMIIKQESKLLLPTAFSPKV
- a CDS encoding SDR family oxidoreductase gives rise to the protein MNMEQRKVSWVTGASSGIGLSVAQALVADGHFVVISARGEQGLSEALAELHKIGPNAAAVAVDVTVAADVKAAAARIESEHGRIGVLVANAGMNIGTRAWGEVSVEDFDRVTSINLNGVFYTIDAVLPGMREHSDGLVVNISSWAGRFISAKPGPAYSAAKAAVVAMTTSLNASEFRNGIRACALCPAEVATPAMLRRKIPPTDVELKRMLQPADVASAVRYVVSMPAHVCINELVISPVWNGAFGAP
- a CDS encoding MFS transporter; amino-acid sequence: MQQYAGNLSEADSIKRSAYRKIWLRIIPLLFLCYGFAFIDRINIGFTKLQMSDELGINATWYGIAAGAFFITYAFAEIPSNLVLAKWGARRTFVRIMVLWGLATAATAFITNVGHLITLRLLLGAFEAGFLPGIVLYFTYWFPFRMRARATAVIFVANAVAGSIAAPLSGWILTSLNGAFGLAGWRWVFLVEGLPACALGFVCFFLLRNRPADAEWLTSDEKAAVAADLASEVAPMREHLSKGVAKQILTNPTNYLVAFLFFTAACSNYLLFFWLPTIVKESGIASLVSVGFLTAVPLAMGFVGAILVSWSSDALRERRWHLVFCFCLIAGGLIASTFATESRVLMLTAFAVASFGTGASGPLIFSIPPSYLSKQAAPAGIAFISMLGNIAGFASPPLLGYIKTVTGSLASGVVAIALLAAVGALLSAVAFQKRREAVVQTRLT
- a CDS encoding alcohol dehydrogenase catalytic domain-containing protein: METMRAARLHQIGNPMEIDEIPVPTPEVDQVLVRVEACGVVPNLGNVIKNYPIWFPDLPLPALPAIFGLDPAGVVVAVGKRVFDFKEGDRVYVNPGRACGACRSCRANDALSCERFAFSGYFGFSAKANELLRHYPYGGFAEYMTAPQQSLVRLPDSVTFDQAARFGYLGTAYAALARVNAGPGQTVIINGATGTLGLGAILLALARGTTKILAVARDMRLLERVKELSPRRIEIFSTTSGKSLSDWAASCTGGKGVDAVVDTLGPGTPAKAVTDALDCLRRGAKAVNVGGVSELVPMNLFKLMAAQVQWNGSNWFSAAQGQDMADLAACGLLDLSIFETTAFPLDRVNDALSTIGGRNGGFTNFVVKPQH
- a CDS encoding acetolactate synthase catalytic subunit — translated: MAPPVETVADVLAAALSRHEVTHVFGQSIPAAFFVVAHKFGIRQVSYRTENAGGAMADGYARISGKVGVVAAQNGPAATLLVAPLAEALKASVPLVAIVQDVPTGTVDRNAFQELDHVALFGPCAKWVRRVTDATRIDDYVDAAFTAATSGRPGPAVLILPMDLLRKPAASSGRKANLGRYPLDRYRPSADSISAVAQMIAASRRPYVLAGGGVHLSGASEALARLSEVAAIPVATTNMGKGVIDETSPLSLGVFGNCTGPGTMPRHLEGLLVEADLIILAGTRTNQNGTDSWKSIPTSAKLVHIDIDPQEIGRTYETTRLMGDVKLTLEALSEELEGLDLPFASKRSLTVASEISHARGEVAKERALISAGSPGAIRPEAVMFELDKLLRPDDIVVADASYSTNWANTFLTARKNGARFLTPRGLAGLGWGFPMAIGAKAAVPGARVFALEGDGGFGHCWSELESARRMGLPVILIVLNNSILGYEYHAENVHYGVHTDACSFGSVDHAAIARATGCFGERVENPSDIAAALERAIAFTGPAVLDVITDANAFPPLSLFSGDNNPAARDFDEVGLS